In Williamwhitmania taraxaci, a single genomic region encodes these proteins:
- a CDS encoding RagB/SusD family nutrient uptake outer membrane protein: MKQILSYKKRFSILLLAAGITSATLIVSCEKYLDVPIESQLPSDYTKELTPDEAFQYVSAAYGGMRKWGVSVFPYIGMFEVTSDDADKGSTADDSPTMLELDKFQFDANNDLIASYWNDHYSVISTCNYAITTLKKLKFTDTTARDQMVAEAKFIRAFMFLRMNIAYGGVPVVDTLQTVEGFATVARSTKEQVFAFIEKDLSEAIPFLPEAYSSDQVGRATNWAAKALLARTYMFEEKWPELKLITDEIIGLGPFSLYPNYYRLFRIEGESSFESVFEIQNSSMNQGKYRCEYAFVQGPRNNFAQMQGWGFCVPSQKLVDFFTSRGDNIRKAATVLPRGFRTAEGDSINAGCPNPYYNFKAYTPKKYNTVDYGLDQNIRYIRYAEVLLMNAEAALHAGGDAATPFNEVRKRAGLTELGSPTLQDVWDERRAEFAMEEFRFFDLVRTGQATAELGSLGYINGKNNLFPIPQTQIDLSNGVLLQNPGY, translated from the coding sequence ATGAAACAAATACTATCATATAAAAAGAGATTCTCCATTCTGCTTTTGGCGGCTGGGATTACCTCGGCCACGCTGATTGTTTCCTGCGAGAAATATCTCGATGTGCCCATTGAGTCGCAACTACCATCCGACTATACCAAGGAACTAACCCCCGATGAAGCGTTCCAGTATGTAAGTGCAGCCTACGGAGGCATGCGCAAATGGGGCGTAAGCGTTTTCCCATACATCGGAATGTTTGAAGTAACCTCCGATGACGCCGATAAGGGCAGCACCGCCGATGACTCGCCCACTATGCTTGAACTGGACAAGTTCCAATTCGATGCCAACAACGACCTCATTGCTAGCTACTGGAACGATCACTACTCCGTTATAAGCACCTGCAACTATGCCATCACAACACTGAAAAAGTTAAAGTTCACCGACACCACCGCACGAGACCAGATGGTTGCTGAGGCCAAATTTATTCGGGCGTTCATGTTTCTTCGGATGAATATAGCTTACGGTGGCGTTCCAGTGGTAGATACCCTCCAAACCGTGGAAGGCTTTGCCACGGTTGCTCGCTCCACCAAGGAACAGGTATTCGCATTCATCGAAAAAGATCTCTCAGAAGCCATCCCGTTTCTACCCGAAGCCTACTCTTCTGATCAAGTAGGTCGTGCCACCAACTGGGCAGCAAAGGCTTTGCTTGCTCGCACCTATATGTTCGAGGAAAAATGGCCCGAATTGAAACTTATTACTGATGAAATCATAGGGTTAGGACCATTTTCCCTTTATCCTAACTACTATCGACTTTTCCGTATCGAGGGTGAGAGTTCCTTCGAATCAGTATTTGAGATTCAAAATTCATCCATGAATCAAGGAAAATACCGCTGCGAATACGCCTTTGTGCAAGGCCCCCGGAACAATTTTGCACAGATGCAAGGCTGGGGTTTTTGCGTTCCTTCCCAAAAGTTAGTTGATTTCTTCACGTCTAGGGGAGATAATATCCGCAAGGCTGCCACCGTTTTGCCGAGAGGATTTAGAACCGCCGAGGGAGATTCGATCAATGCGGGCTGCCCCAACCCCTACTACAACTTCAAGGCATATACGCCCAAAAAATACAACACGGTTGATTACGGACTCGATCAAAACATCCGCTACATCCGCTATGCCGAAGTTCTCCTCATGAACGCAGAAGCCGCCTTGCATGCAGGAGGCGATGCTGCCACCCCATTCAACGAGGTTAGAAAAAGAGCGGGTCTCACGGAATTAGGATCCCCTACCCTTCAGGATGTTTGGGATGAAAGGCGGGCAGAGTTTGCGATGGAAGAGTTCCGCTTCTTCGACTTGGTTCGGACCGGTCAGGCAACCGCGGAATTGGGATCGCTGGGATACATTAACGGAAAAAACAACCTGTTCCCCATTCCCCAAACCCAAATTGACTTGAGCAATGGCGTTCTTCTTCAAAATCCTGGTTATTAA